A portion of the Pseudomonas sp. GR 6-02 genome contains these proteins:
- a CDS encoding MFS transporter yields MAGLVGIFIAAMMAGLNTRVGALALADVRGALGFGLDDASWLTTAYSAGELIAMPFAAWFAITLSLRRFELWMLGSCALLAVILPFIHDLNLLLTLRFVQGIACGTTIPLLMMAALKFLPAPIRLYGLALYAMTATFAPNLSIWLAGYWTDGLFDWRWVYWQIIPLTLIAGLLVGWGLPREPIQIPRFGQANWSGMACGVPALGLITVALDQGVRLDWFHSPLITLSLVAGLALLAVYLLTEWYHPSPFIKLQILGRRNLGLGCILFVCLLVVLMSSSLLPASYLGPLQNYRPLQMASIGLIVALPQLVLGPVVALLLYQKWIDARLVFALGLLLIALACFCGAQLTSDWNREQFVVVQTLQAFGQPMAVVSMLFLVTSVVQPPEGPYVSGTINTLRAFGSLAGAAVVGQLMTVRGRFHGEMLLDHAALADNALALEPSQLMDLIGQQSQVLSIADAYRVLGILALVLIPLVLRLTYIPAPDVRAASPSTSPSSSSHG; encoded by the coding sequence ATGGCAGGTCTCGTCGGGATTTTCATCGCAGCCATGATGGCGGGTTTGAACACCCGCGTCGGCGCATTGGCGTTGGCGGATGTACGCGGCGCACTCGGTTTTGGCCTCGACGATGCCTCCTGGCTGACCACCGCGTACAGTGCCGGGGAATTGATTGCCATGCCCTTTGCGGCGTGGTTCGCCATTACGCTATCGCTGCGGCGCTTCGAACTGTGGATGCTCGGCAGTTGTGCGCTGTTGGCGGTGATCCTGCCCTTCATCCACGATCTGAACCTGCTGCTGACCTTGCGGTTTGTGCAAGGCATTGCCTGCGGCACGACGATTCCGCTGCTGATGATGGCGGCGCTGAAATTCCTGCCAGCGCCCATCCGGCTGTATGGGCTGGCGTTGTATGCGATGACCGCGACCTTCGCGCCCAATCTCTCGATCTGGCTGGCCGGGTACTGGACGGATGGGCTGTTCGATTGGCGCTGGGTGTACTGGCAGATCATTCCCCTGACCCTCATCGCCGGATTGTTGGTCGGGTGGGGACTGCCGCGGGAGCCCATTCAGATCCCACGCTTTGGACAGGCCAATTGGTCCGGCATGGCCTGCGGTGTGCCCGCGCTTGGCTTGATCACCGTCGCACTGGATCAAGGCGTACGGCTGGACTGGTTTCATTCGCCCTTGATCACCTTATCGCTGGTGGCCGGACTGGCACTGCTGGCCGTCTACCTGCTGACTGAGTGGTATCACCCCTCACCGTTCATCAAATTGCAGATTCTCGGCCGCCGCAACCTGGGGCTGGGCTGCATTCTGTTCGTCTGCCTGCTGGTGGTGCTGATGTCCAGCTCACTCTTGCCGGCCAGTTATCTCGGCCCTTTGCAGAACTACCGCCCCCTGCAAATGGCATCGATCGGTCTGATCGTCGCCTTGCCGCAATTGGTCCTGGGGCCTGTGGTGGCGCTGCTGCTGTATCAGAAGTGGATCGATGCGCGCCTCGTGTTCGCCTTGGGGTTGTTGTTGATCGCGCTGGCGTGTTTTTGCGGCGCGCAATTGACCTCCGACTGGAACCGCGAGCAGTTCGTCGTGGTGCAAACGCTGCAAGCCTTCGGCCAGCCAATGGCGGTGGTATCGATGCTGTTTCTGGTCACCAGCGTTGTGCAGCCCCCCGAAGGACCTTATGTGTCCGGCACCATCAACACCCTGCGCGCCTTCGGTTCACTGGCCGGTGCGGCAGTGGTCGGACAGCTGATGACCGTGCGCGGTCGTTTCCATGGGGAAATGCTGCTGGACCATGCGGCCCTGGCAGATAACGCCCTGGCGCTTGAGCCGTCCCAATTGATGGACCTCATCGGCCAGCAGTCGCAGGTGCTGTCGATCGCCGACGCCTATCGCGTGCTGGGCATTCTGGCGCTGGTGTTGATTCCTCTGGTGCTGCGGCTGACCTACATCCCCGCACCCGACGTGCGCGCGGCCTCACCCTCTACCTCTCCTTCATCTTCCTCACACGGATAA
- a CDS encoding efflux transporter outer membrane subunit has protein sequence MTSQRLLSQLRQCAIATLGAVSLAGCMVGPDFVKPENGLHQTVLAPRQDYPSAALTSDAAVPSQWWLLFNDAVLAELQSRAQADNLDLLIASERIEQSRAQLGIASSQLLPSVAANASYTREGLSEHGKFAALGAPTAPDNFWQLGFDASWELDLWGRAQRTREGAAATLEATVYDREAARVALSAEVARTYLQLRGTQAQLDIAQQNLRIAERTLGLAESRERNGVATRFETSSARAQLATIKALVPELIQRRNALMNALALLMGEQPRALDAQLRDAMPLPSLPTRVPVGVSSELAHRRPDILRAEAQLHAATAAIGVAKADFYPRIGLKGKVGVEAFESSDLASWDSRFFSVGPTVYLPIFQGGRLTQRLALNQSRQKTAALAYRQTVLRAWHEVDNALDAWAAQQRRHAELLDSYEQNKQALQSAERGYQQGATEYLSVLTAQLNVLASQTSLNDSATNATLTVVNLYKSLGGGWDPQAGIDHSTAPPSVALASPVVSPSKADQ, from the coding sequence ATGACTTCTCAACGGCTGCTTTCACAATTACGGCAGTGCGCAATCGCAACCCTAGGGGCAGTTTCGCTGGCCGGCTGCATGGTCGGCCCCGACTTCGTGAAGCCTGAAAACGGTCTTCACCAAACGGTGCTAGCGCCCAGACAGGACTACCCAAGCGCCGCCCTGACTTCCGACGCCGCAGTGCCCTCCCAGTGGTGGTTGTTGTTCAACGACGCCGTGCTCGCCGAGCTGCAATCACGTGCGCAGGCTGACAACCTTGATCTGCTCATAGCCTCCGAACGCATTGAACAAAGCCGGGCGCAACTGGGCATCGCCTCCTCGCAGTTGCTGCCCAGCGTGGCGGCCAATGCCAGCTACACGCGTGAGGGGCTCAGCGAACATGGCAAGTTCGCCGCCCTGGGAGCGCCTACTGCCCCCGATAATTTCTGGCAGCTTGGATTCGATGCCAGTTGGGAGCTCGACCTGTGGGGCCGTGCCCAACGCACGCGCGAAGGTGCTGCAGCGACCCTGGAAGCCACGGTGTATGACCGCGAAGCGGCACGGGTGGCTTTGTCCGCCGAAGTGGCGCGCACCTATTTGCAGTTGCGCGGAACGCAGGCACAACTGGACATCGCGCAGCAAAATCTGAGGATTGCCGAACGCACCCTCGGCCTGGCCGAAAGCCGCGAGCGTAACGGCGTCGCGACGCGCTTCGAAACCTCGTCCGCTCGCGCGCAATTGGCGACGATCAAAGCCTTGGTTCCCGAACTGATCCAGCGTCGCAATGCCCTGATGAATGCGCTGGCGTTGTTGATGGGAGAACAGCCACGCGCGCTCGATGCGCAACTGCGTGACGCCATGCCCTTGCCTTCGCTGCCGACCCGCGTGCCGGTCGGCGTCTCTTCTGAATTGGCTCACCGGCGACCCGACATCCTGCGCGCCGAAGCCCAGCTGCATGCCGCGACAGCAGCCATCGGTGTGGCCAAGGCCGATTTCTACCCGCGTATCGGCTTGAAAGGAAAAGTCGGCGTGGAAGCTTTTGAAAGCAGCGATCTCGCGAGTTGGGACTCGCGCTTCTTTTCCGTCGGCCCGACGGTTTACCTTCCGATCTTCCAGGGAGGGCGGTTGACGCAGCGTCTGGCCCTGAACCAATCACGGCAAAAAACCGCCGCGCTGGCTTATCGGCAAACGGTATTGCGAGCCTGGCATGAAGTGGACAACGCCCTGGATGCCTGGGCGGCCCAACAACGCCGGCACGCTGAATTGCTGGATTCGTACGAACAGAACAAGCAAGCACTGCAGTCTGCCGAACGCGGCTATCAGCAAGGCGCTACGGAATATCTGAGCGTACTGACGGCGCAGCTCAATGTGCTTGCCAGCCAAACCAGTCTCAACGACAGCGCGACCAACGCCACGCTCACCGTGGTCAACCTCTACAAGTCGCTGGGTGGCGGTTGGGACCCGCAGGCTGGCATCGATCATTCAACGGCACCTCCATCGGTTGCCCTCGCGTCTCCGGTTGTTTCACCTTCGAAGGCCGACCAATGA
- a CDS encoding carboxymuconolactone decarboxylase family protein — protein MTQRIDYQKQSPELFKKFVEFSLAFKQCAIEESLRDLVDIRASQLNGCAFCVDMHVKEATIHGERPLRIHHVAIWRESTLFSPRERAALAWTEILTQIPAHGVPDELYERVRIQLSEKEISDLTFLIMSINAWNRINVGFQVVPGSYDKAFGVDKSGLS, from the coding sequence ATGACCCAGCGCATCGATTACCAGAAGCAATCCCCCGAGCTGTTCAAGAAGTTCGTCGAGTTCAGCCTTGCCTTCAAGCAATGCGCCATCGAGGAGTCGCTGCGCGATCTCGTGGATATCAGGGCATCGCAACTCAACGGCTGCGCCTTCTGCGTGGACATGCACGTGAAGGAAGCCACGATCCATGGCGAGCGGCCGCTCAGGATCCACCATGTCGCCATCTGGCGTGAGTCAACGCTGTTCAGCCCACGCGAACGCGCGGCCTTGGCATGGACCGAAATCCTTACCCAGATTCCCGCCCATGGCGTGCCTGATGAGCTCTATGAGCGTGTTCGTATACAACTGTCCGAGAAAGAGATATCGGACCTGACCTTCCTGATCATGTCGATCAATGCCTGGAATCGCATCAACGTGGGCTTCCAGGTCGTGCCCGGCTCGTACGACAAGGCATTCGGCGTAGACAAGTCCGGCCTGTCCTGA
- a CDS encoding SDR family oxidoreductase produces MKIVVIGGSGLIGSNIVSRLRLYGHETVAASPRTGVNTLTGEGLAEALAGAQVVVDVANSPSFEDRAVMEFFQTSGRNLLAAEAAAGVEHHVALSVVGPDRLPQSGYFRAKVAQEELIKASKIPYTILRSTQFFEFIEGIVNSGADGDTIRLSPALIQPIASDDVSAVLADLAVGAPVNGIVEVGGPDRFPLDELARKFLAAHHDKRQVIADVHARYFGDELNDRSLVAGDDAHIGPTRFLNWLSRTSA; encoded by the coding sequence ATGAAAATTGTCGTTATTGGCGGTAGCGGACTGATCGGGTCGAACATTGTCAGCAGGCTACGTCTCTATGGACACGAGACGGTGGCGGCCTCGCCACGCACGGGTGTGAACACCCTCACTGGCGAGGGGCTGGCCGAAGCGCTTGCCGGTGCTCAAGTCGTCGTCGATGTGGCGAACTCTCCCTCGTTTGAAGACCGGGCCGTCATGGAGTTCTTTCAAACGTCCGGTCGAAACCTGCTTGCAGCCGAAGCGGCCGCTGGGGTGGAGCACCATGTCGCGCTCTCTGTCGTAGGCCCCGATCGTCTTCCGCAAAGCGGTTACTTCCGGGCAAAAGTCGCCCAGGAAGAGCTGATCAAGGCGTCGAAGATCCCCTACACCATCCTGCGTTCGACGCAGTTCTTCGAGTTCATCGAAGGCATTGTCAATTCGGGTGCCGACGGCGACACGATTCGCCTCTCGCCTGCCCTTATCCAGCCCATCGCATCGGATGACGTCTCGGCGGTGCTGGCCGATCTTGCGGTCGGGGCACCGGTCAATGGCATCGTCGAAGTGGGCGGACCTGATCGTTTCCCTCTCGACGAACTGGCGCGCAAGTTTCTTGCCGCGCACCACGACAAACGGCAGGTCATCGCCGACGTGCATGCGCGCTACTTCGGCGATGAGTTGAATGATCGATCCCTGGTCGCGGGCGACGACGCGCACATCGGTCCGACACGCTTCCTGAACTGGCTCAGCCGCACATCGGCTTAA
- a CDS encoding DUF7693 family protein: protein MTLQSLTPTPALTAREVCQRLRDAALEVLPLRRLHEPCEPGQVQVDIEGWHLTLDFDGNRLHHCQHCRSPDGREGTLQAWRYGTDPVSLLSTWELAQVERLLR from the coding sequence ATGACCTTGCAGAGCCTAACCCCGACACCCGCCCTCACCGCCCGCGAAGTCTGCCAACGCCTGCGAGACGCCGCCCTGGAAGTCCTCCCGTTGCGGCGCCTCCACGAACCGTGTGAACCCGGTCAGGTACAGGTCGATATCGAAGGCTGGCATCTGACCCTCGACTTCGACGGCAACCGCTTGCACCACTGCCAACACTGCCGAAGTCCGGACGGTCGCGAGGGAACACTCCAGGCCTGGCGTTACGGCACTGACCCGGTCAGTTTACTGAGCACCTGGGAGTTGGCGCAGGTTGAGCGACTATTGAGATAG
- a CDS encoding cupin domain-containing protein: protein MSIFRTFAIGLLLTTGTAGAQEALPPAQVTPLMTKALADYPDKEAVMITVEFPPGGGDPVHRHNAHGFIYVLEGSIVMGVRGGESVTLTPGQTFYEGPDDVHTVGRNASLTKPAKFLVVLLKDKSKPIFTPVH from the coding sequence ATGTCCATTTTCAGAACGTTCGCCATAGGGCTCCTGTTGACCACCGGCACCGCCGGCGCGCAGGAGGCATTGCCACCGGCGCAGGTAACACCGCTGATGACCAAAGCACTGGCGGACTATCCCGATAAGGAGGCGGTGATGATCACGGTGGAGTTTCCACCGGGTGGAGGCGATCCCGTGCATCGGCACAATGCACACGGATTCATCTATGTGCTGGAGGGTTCGATTGTGATGGGCGTGCGCGGCGGCGAATCCGTCACGCTGACACCGGGCCAGACCTTCTACGAAGGCCCGGACGACGTCCACACGGTCGGGCGCAACGCCAGCCTCACCAAACCCGCCAAGTTTCTGGTCGTCCTGTTGAAGGACAAGAGCAAGCCCATTTTTACTCCGGTGCACTGA
- a CDS encoding TetR/AcrR family transcriptional regulator, translated as MTKHREIPPLNPRKLPTQRRSANTVDTILEAAARILETDGLAACSTNAVAQRAGVSIGSLYQYFPNRDALTVALIERETTQLLDDVQHVHQHDDALARIRALVQASVAHQLRRPELARIIDFEERRLPLQERHERVANVILTELIAALTLPSAPWVCADVLQTAQDLLAMAHGMIDAAGERGETDAVSLEGRVMRALLGFLCG; from the coding sequence ATGACCAAACACCGCGAAATACCGCCCTTAAACCCCCGCAAACTCCCGACCCAGCGCCGTTCGGCCAACACCGTCGACACCATTCTCGAAGCCGCTGCTCGCATTCTCGAAACCGACGGCCTCGCCGCCTGCTCCACCAACGCCGTGGCGCAGCGCGCCGGCGTAAGCATCGGCTCGCTGTACCAGTACTTCCCCAACCGCGACGCCCTGACCGTCGCCTTGATCGAACGCGAAACCACTCAGTTGCTCGATGACGTCCAGCACGTCCATCAACACGACGACGCCCTCGCACGCATCCGCGCACTGGTCCAGGCCTCCGTCGCCCACCAGCTACGGCGCCCGGAACTGGCCAGAATCATCGACTTCGAAGAGCGCCGCTTACCGCTGCAAGAGCGCCATGAGCGCGTGGCCAACGTCATTCTTACCGAACTGATAGCGGCGCTGACCCTTCCGTCAGCCCCGTGGGTCTGCGCCGATGTACTGCAGACCGCGCAAGACCTGCTGGCGATGGCCCACGGCATGATCGATGCGGCGGGGGAGCGGGGGGAGACGGATGCGGTGAGTTTGGAAGGACGGGTGATGCGAGCGTTGCTGGGGTTTTTGTGCGGGTAG
- a CDS encoding HlyD family secretion protein: MALPKKARIISAVLLLAVAIGGVLYLNRPESSASTQSTDDAYVHADFTTVAPQVSGTVDSVMVEDNQLVKKGDLLAIIDDRDFVAALNAAKAEVASARAGIASLQAHLIQQETAIRQAQAAVAADDAALKLASVNQTRYRNLATDGSGTVQARQQAEAQLSIQQARGETSQAGLQAARQQVDILKADLEKARAALAHAQAAQATAELKLSYTRITAPIGGTIGQKSVRIGAFVNAGKPLLAIVPLDAVYVTANYRETQLARVQKGQAVDIEVDALPGETLQGTVDSLGPASGVTYSAVAPHNATGNFTKIVQRLPVRIRIDPDQPAAAKLRVGMSVTPKIRIR; this comes from the coding sequence ATGGCCTTGCCAAAGAAAGCCAGGATCATCAGTGCGGTGCTACTGCTTGCAGTGGCGATCGGCGGTGTTCTCTATCTCAATCGCCCCGAATCCAGCGCATCGACCCAGTCCACGGACGATGCCTATGTCCACGCCGACTTCACCACGGTCGCACCGCAGGTGTCGGGAACGGTCGACTCAGTGATGGTCGAAGACAACCAGCTGGTCAAGAAAGGCGATCTGCTTGCGATCATTGACGACCGTGATTTCGTTGCGGCCCTGAACGCAGCGAAGGCCGAGGTTGCCAGTGCCCGGGCCGGCATCGCCAGCCTGCAAGCGCACCTGATTCAGCAGGAAACCGCCATCCGCCAGGCCCAAGCGGCCGTTGCCGCAGACGACGCTGCGCTCAAGCTGGCCAGCGTCAATCAGACCCGTTATCGCAACCTGGCCACCGACGGCTCGGGAACGGTGCAAGCGCGGCAACAGGCCGAAGCGCAATTGAGCATTCAACAGGCCCGTGGGGAAACGAGCCAGGCAGGTTTACAGGCCGCTCGGCAACAAGTGGATATCCTGAAAGCTGATCTGGAGAAAGCCAGGGCGGCTCTTGCCCACGCGCAAGCCGCACAAGCCACCGCAGAGCTGAAACTTTCCTATACCCGCATCACTGCGCCGATCGGCGGCACGATCGGACAGAAATCGGTGCGTATCGGTGCTTTCGTCAATGCCGGAAAACCCTTGCTGGCGATTGTTCCGCTCGATGCCGTCTATGTCACGGCCAACTACAGGGAGACGCAACTGGCGCGCGTACAAAAGGGTCAAGCCGTGGATATCGAGGTGGATGCCTTGCCGGGCGAGACGCTGCAAGGAACGGTGGACAGCCTGGGACCGGCCAGCGGAGTCACCTACTCCGCCGTCGCGCCGCACAACGCCACCGGCAACTTCACGAAGATCGTCCAGCGCTTGCCTGTACGCATTCGTATCGATCCCGATCAGCCCGCGGCGGCGAAGCTGCGAGTCGGCATGTCCGTGACGCCGAAAATCCGTATCCGGTGA
- a CDS encoding winged helix-turn-helix domain-containing tetratricopeptide repeat protein: MLLVFDDCVLDLDRRELLRASQVVATAPQVFDLLVYLAQNREHVVSRDDLINAIWVGRIVSESTLASHINAVRKAVGDNGQQQRVIRTVARKGFRFVADVKSLDCVGLPGTESAPSVQASASEPALPAKPSIAVLPFVNLSGDEEQDYLADGVVGDIIAALSQYRWLFVVARNSSFTYKTRTVDVKQVGRELGVRYVLEGSWRKANNRVRITAQLIDATTGAHHWAGRFEGVLGDIFELQDQITESVVGAIAPQLERAEIERARHTPTESLDAYDYYLRAMAKLHHGTREAIDQALPLFHRAIEFDPDFASAYAMAAWCHSWRKANRWMTDHPREVAEGIRLARRAVELDKGDAVALTRSGHTLGYLAGDLRGGIALLDKALVLNPNLAAAWFLGAFLRLWHGETDAAIEYFTHAMRFSPLDPELYRMQAGMAVANLFVGRFDTASSWAEKALRDLPDFLLAVAILAASHALAGRMAEAQRAMDHLRKLDPTLCLSTISDWLPIHRPENLATLVDGLRKAGLPE; encoded by the coding sequence ATGCTATTGGTGTTTGATGACTGCGTGCTCGACCTGGACCGGCGAGAACTCCTTCGGGCCTCCCAGGTCGTTGCCACTGCGCCCCAGGTTTTCGACCTGCTGGTTTACCTGGCGCAGAACCGCGAGCACGTCGTCAGCAGGGACGATCTGATCAATGCGATATGGGTCGGACGTATAGTCTCCGAGTCGACCCTGGCCAGTCATATCAATGCGGTGCGCAAGGCGGTCGGTGACAACGGTCAGCAGCAGCGTGTGATTCGAACGGTGGCCCGCAAGGGGTTCCGCTTCGTCGCCGACGTCAAGTCGCTGGATTGCGTTGGCCTTCCAGGCACCGAATCCGCCCCCTCGGTTCAAGCCTCTGCATCCGAGCCGGCGCTGCCGGCCAAACCGTCCATCGCGGTCTTGCCGTTCGTGAACTTGAGCGGGGACGAAGAGCAGGATTACCTGGCCGACGGCGTGGTAGGGGACATCATCGCGGCGCTGTCGCAGTATCGCTGGCTGTTTGTCGTCGCGCGCAACTCGAGCTTTACCTACAAGACCCGTACGGTGGACGTGAAACAAGTCGGTCGCGAACTGGGCGTTCGCTATGTGCTGGAGGGCAGTTGGCGCAAAGCCAACAATCGCGTGCGCATCACGGCCCAGCTGATCGATGCGACAACCGGGGCTCACCATTGGGCAGGCCGTTTCGAAGGTGTGCTGGGGGACATTTTCGAACTGCAGGACCAGATCACCGAAAGCGTGGTCGGCGCAATCGCACCACAGCTTGAGCGGGCAGAGATCGAACGTGCGAGGCACACGCCCACCGAAAGCCTCGACGCCTACGATTACTATCTGCGCGCAATGGCCAAGCTTCATCATGGCACCCGGGAGGCCATCGACCAGGCGCTGCCGCTCTTCCATAGGGCCATAGAGTTCGACCCGGATTTTGCATCGGCCTATGCGATGGCGGCCTGGTGTCATAGTTGGCGCAAAGCCAATCGCTGGATGACTGATCACCCACGGGAGGTCGCGGAGGGTATCCGACTCGCTCGCCGGGCAGTGGAGTTGGACAAGGGCGATGCGGTCGCTCTCACCCGAAGCGGCCATACGCTTGGCTATCTTGCCGGCGACCTGCGGGGTGGCATTGCATTGCTGGACAAGGCACTCGTGCTCAATCCGAACCTCGCCGCCGCATGGTTCCTCGGCGCGTTCCTCAGACTCTGGCACGGCGAAACCGATGCAGCCATCGAGTACTTTACGCACGCCATGCGGTTCAGTCCCCTCGACCCGGAGCTGTACAGAATGCAAGCCGGAATGGCAGTCGCGAATCTCTTCGTGGGCCGCTTCGACACGGCGTCGTCATGGGCAGAGAAAGCACTTCGGGATTTGCCCGATTTTCTGTTGGCTGTCGCCATCCTTGCAGCGAGCCATGCGCTTGCCGGACGGATGGCCGAAGCGCAGCGTGCGATGGACCATTTGCGCAAGCTCGATCCTACGTTATGCCTCAGCACTATCTCTGATTGGCTACCGATCCACAGGCCGGAGAATCTCGCCACGCTGGTGGACGGTCTACGCAAAGCGGGACTGCCGGAATAA
- a CDS encoding darcynin family protein, with protein sequence MATTSLSVFMLVKTTQEWLGFSVEHRFELMRTQMEPILQKHAAQVSMRFFDIEFYSARVTDLWLWETDSHHAYELLVEDLRETPFWDRYFAIVEILPGVENAYAKNYDQAPFLSA encoded by the coding sequence ATGGCTACGACATCACTGAGTGTTTTCATGTTGGTCAAGACCACCCAGGAATGGCTGGGGTTTTCAGTCGAGCATCGCTTTGAGCTGATGCGCACGCAGATGGAGCCGATTTTGCAAAAGCATGCGGCGCAGGTCTCGATGCGGTTTTTCGACATCGAGTTCTATTCGGCGCGGGTCACCGATCTGTGGTTGTGGGAAACCGACAGTCATCATGCGTATGAACTGCTGGTGGAGGATCTGCGGGAGACGCCGTTCTGGGATCGGTATTTCGCCATCGTCGAGATTTTGCCGGGGGTGGAGAATGCCTATGCCAAGAATTATGATCAGGCACCGTTTTTGAGTGCGTAA